From Sander lucioperca isolate FBNREF2018 chromosome 14, SLUC_FBN_1.2, whole genome shotgun sequence, the proteins below share one genomic window:
- the auh gene encoding methylglutaconyl-CoA hydratase, mitochondrial: MVLSMAVLVGHRALLQAFRVKATGHDSVCRLAAAFCSRQYAFPGKVSPSSRLNGPRAGTRHYSSDSKEDLRVRYLDGEDAGIVVVGINRPKAKNAISKNLVKMMFEAVEDIKKNNKVRSVILCSLVPGIFCAGADLKERAKMHQSEVGPFVSKARALITELGNLPVPTIAAIDGAALGGGLEMALACDIRIASNTAKMGLVETKLAIIPGAGGTQRLPRVISVSLAKELIFAARVVDGAEACRLGLANHSVEQNNSGDAAYLRALELAREINPQGPIAIRMAKLAINQGIEVDLSTGLAIEEACYAQVIPTKDRLEGLAAFKEKRRPQFKGE; encoded by the exons ATGGTCCTCAGCATGGCGGTCCTAGTGGGACACAGAGCCTTGTTGCAAGCCTTCCGCGTGAAGGCAACGGGCCATGACAGTGTGTGTAGGCTGGCAGCGGCCTTCTGCTCGAGACAGTATGCTTTCCCCGGGAAAGTCTCGCCTTCTTCTCGCCTCAACGGTCCCAGAGCCGGGACACGACACTACAGCTCGGACTCGAAGGAGGACCTGCGCGTCCGATACCTGGACGGAGAAGACGCCG GTATTGTTGTCGTTGGGATAAATCGACCCAAAGCGAAAAATGCCATAAGCAAAAATCTGGTCAAGATG atgtttgaggCTGTGGAGGATATCAAGAAGAATAACAAAGTGCGCAGTGTAATTCTATGTAGTTTGGTTCCGGGGATCTTCTGTGCAG GTGCAGACCTGAAGGAGAGGGCCAAGATGCACCAGAGTGAAGTGGGACCGTTTGTGTCCAAAGCCAGAGCACTCATCACAGAGCTGG GTAACCTGCCGGTACCAACGATTGCTGCCATTGATGGAGCTGCCTTAGGAGGAGGCTTGGAAATGGCCCTTGCTTGTGACATCAGGATTGCCT CCAATACTGCCAAAATGGGACTAGTTGAGACCAAACTTGCGATTATTCCTGGAGCAG GTGGGACTCAGCGTCTCCCCAGGGTGATAAGTGTCTCTCTTGCTAAGGAGCTCATCTTTGCTGCTCGGGTGGTGGACGGAGCAGAGGCGTGTCGACTGGGCCTCGCCAATCATTCTGTGGAGCAGAATAACAGTGGAGATGCTGCCTACCTGCGGGCTCTGGAGCTCGCCCGCGAGATCAACCCTCAG GGTCCAATTGCAATAAGGATGGCAAAACTGGCGATCAACCAGGGGATAGAG GTGGATTTATCTACTGGTCTGGCAATTGAAGAAGCATGTTATGCCCAG gTGATACCAACTAAAGATCGATTGGAGGGTTTGGCTGCATTCAAGGAGAAGAGGCGTCCTCAGTTCAAGGGGGAGTGA